In the bacterium genome, GCGCCGATCTGCACCTCCCGGCGTTTGAAACCGGCCCGTTTGATATAAACGACCGTCGTATCATCCTTGTGGATGACGCTTTCCAGGGGGACAAAGAGTTTGTTCTTGATCCGGTCGGTGATGATCTGGCACTGCGCGGTCATGCCGGGGCGAAGCCGTCCGTCGGCCCCGTCAATGAGAATCTCCACGTCAAAGGTCTTGACATCGGAGCCGCTTTCGCGGGTGGCCAGCGAGGCAACCCGCATCACCTTGCCATAGAAACGCTCTCCCGGCAGGGCATCGACGGAGAGAATCACCTGCTGATCGGGGCGCACCTGGCTGATAAAGACCTCATTGACCTTGGCCTTGACCATCATTTGTGATAGATCCGGGATCTCGACCAGCGTCATGCCGCGCCAGGGCGTGTCGCCGACCTTGATCTTGGCGCGCCCGTTGGCCCCGAAAATCTCCTGGAGGACCACCAAGCCGTCGATCGGCGCGCGCAGGGTGAGATCAGTGACCTCCTGCAGCTTTTGTTCATAGCGCAGGCGAGCCTGGCGCACTTTAAGGTTAGCTTTGGTCAGGTCGGCCTTGTTGATGATCTCCTGCGAATCGATCTTGCGCTGTGCCTGTTCGAGCGAAAGGGCCGCCTTCTTGAGGTTGAGTTCCTGCTCGCGCTGTTTGGAAAGCGCTTCATATTTCATCTGTTCGTAGCGGAGTTTGGCTTGCTCATATGAATACTTTTCCGTTTCGTAGGCGGTGTTGAGCTGGGCCATGGTCGAGCGGTTGGAGGCCTGGAGGCTCGCCAGCTCGGCCAGCGCGGATTCGTACTCATTGCGGCGGTCTTCGAGGTCCTGTGAGGCCTCAGCGGTGTCGAACTGCACGAGAAAATCACCCTTTTGCACCATCGAGCCGTCCTCAGCGAGCGCGACAACGCGCAGGCTGCCGCGCACCTTGGCGGGGACCCCGACCGAGACCGACTTAACCGCGTAAAGCTCGCCGCTTTGATTGATATCAATGATAAAGTCACCGAAACGGGCCGCAGAGGTGGCCACATCCGGCGTCGAGCCCAGCGTCCATTTGTAGATCAGAAGGATGAGCACCAGGCCAGCCAAGATGAGCACCGGCAGCCGCCACTTGCCGAGACGGGACAAGCCGCGCGCATTGATCCAGTCATACCACTTTTTCAATTGTTCACCAGGTTTCATAGTACACCCGAATTTAGTCCAATATACCCGCCATGATGATCATGATAAGGCACTGATCAGCAGCCGCAAATTGAGGTAGGTTACCAGCAGGCCGACGGCCAGGAGCAAGCCATTCAACAGTCGTGAATTGGCATAGGGCCCCATAACCCTCTGTGAAGAGGTCAGATAGATCTGCAGGAAGATCGTGAAAGGCAACTGGATGCTCAACACCATCTGCGAGTAGATCAGGCCCTG is a window encoding:
- a CDS encoding efflux RND transporter periplasmic adaptor subunit; the encoded protein is MKPGEQLKKWYDWINARGLSRLGKWRLPVLILAGLVLILLIYKWTLGSTPDVATSAARFGDFIIDINQSGELYAVKSVSVGVPAKVRGSLRVVALAEDGSMVQKGDFLVQFDTAEASQDLEDRRNEYESALAELASLQASNRSTMAQLNTAYETEKYSYEQAKLRYEQMKYEALSKQREQELNLKKAALSLEQAQRKIDSQEIINKADLTKANLKVRQARLRYEQKLQEVTDLTLRAPIDGLVVLQEIFGANGRAKIKVGDTPWRGMTLVEIPDLSQMMVKAKVNEVFISQVRPDQQVILSVDALPGERFYGKVMRVASLATRESGSDVKTFDVEILIDGADGRLRPGMTAQCQIITDRIKNKLFVPLESVIHKDDTTVVYIKRAGFKRREVQIGAKNSDFVVIEKGLKQGDLVALRDPTVPVKEAGEKGTAAVKEKRPDRRPPGGGNAIMIMR